From a single Kitasatospora azatica KCTC 9699 genomic region:
- a CDS encoding tryptophan dimethylallyltransferase family protein gives MIGARSRSPRTPVLNTLGSHTARQLLRLCEVAGLDAADAADYARTLTTALGPVAERPLDLPSPSRSFLSDDHTPVEFSLSLEPGTTPTLRVLLEPGSGAGSLAQSGRTGLRAVRELARRWNFATDRLDELEDLFFPLSPQGPLALWCALELRPGGVPRVKVYLNPAASGPARAAETVREALRRLGHRQAFSALPEADRILFFALDLGDWEEPRVKVYTAHHDLSAVAAGGLSRMKDGTDPAEIEAFFRTASGIGDGQDPLLDRRPVQACHAFTETATGLPGGFTLYVPVRDYVRHDGEALERASVLLRRYGIDQAQLRDSLAAVTSRRLEDGAGLIAYLALAHQQGRPPRVMVYISSEAYEVRPPAVRSPQVEAVH, from the coding sequence ATGATCGGCGCGCGGAGCAGATCCCCCAGAACTCCCGTCCTGAACACGCTCGGCAGCCACACGGCGCGCCAGCTGCTGCGGCTGTGCGAGGTCGCGGGGCTGGACGCAGCCGACGCCGCCGACTACGCCCGGACCCTGACCACGGCGCTCGGCCCGGTCGCCGAACGGCCACTGGACCTGCCGTCCCCCAGCCGCTCCTTCCTCTCCGACGACCACACGCCGGTGGAGTTCTCGCTCTCCCTCGAACCCGGCACCACCCCGACCCTGCGCGTCCTGCTGGAACCGGGGAGCGGCGCCGGCAGCCTGGCCCAGAGCGGGCGCACCGGGCTCCGGGCCGTCCGCGAGCTCGCGCGCCGCTGGAACTTCGCCACCGACCGGCTCGACGAGCTGGAGGACCTCTTCTTCCCGCTCTCCCCACAGGGCCCGCTGGCCCTGTGGTGCGCGCTGGAGCTGCGTCCCGGTGGTGTCCCCCGGGTCAAGGTGTACCTGAATCCCGCCGCCTCCGGACCGGCGCGCGCTGCCGAGACCGTCCGGGAGGCGCTGCGCCGGCTCGGCCACCGGCAGGCGTTCAGCGCGCTGCCCGAGGCCGACCGGATCCTCTTCTTCGCCCTGGACCTGGGCGACTGGGAGGAGCCGCGGGTCAAGGTGTACACCGCGCATCACGACCTGTCAGCCGTGGCGGCGGGGGGCCTGTCCCGGATGAAGGACGGGACCGATCCCGCCGAGATCGAGGCGTTCTTCCGCACCGCCTCCGGGATCGGGGACGGCCAGGACCCACTGCTCGACCGCCGTCCGGTCCAGGCCTGCCACGCCTTCACCGAAACGGCCACCGGGCTGCCGGGCGGCTTCACCCTCTACGTCCCGGTGCGTGACTACGTCCGGCACGACGGCGAGGCCCTGGAGCGGGCGTCGGTCCTGCTGCGCCGCTACGGCATCGACCAGGCCCAGCTCCGCGACTCGCTGGCCGCCGTCACCTCGCGACGGTTGGAGGACGGTGCGGGACTCATCGCCTACCTGGCACTCGCGCACCAGCAGGGCCGCCCGCCGCGGGTGATGGTGTACATCTCCTCGGAGGCCTACGAGGTGCGGCCACCGGCCGTGCGGTCGCCGCAGGTCGAAGCCGTGCACTGA
- a CDS encoding cytochrome P450, giving the protein MDARPSAPVPPPGCPAHGSGSRVPLYGPEFAADPHAYYSYLRSYGPAAPVELAPGVEATLVTDYTAALQLLQDSASFRKDSRRWRAFNEGHVTPDSPVVPLLAYRPNCMFSDGAEHLRLRQAVTDSMARIDQRRLSRTTEQVSNYLIAQFGYRGSADLLGSYARQLPLFVFNELFGCPADIGDRVLFGISGMFDGVNAEKAAEVLFGAVGELVALKRTRPAEDVTSWLMQHHAKLTDEEMVHQLALLLAAGTEPLGNLIGNTLHRLLTHDAYAHTGGLIDDAIDETLWENPPMSNLAPHYPAVDMDFAGQRLQAGDLVLVSFAAANSSPALAAARQASSRAHLAWSAGPHACPSKDPARQISVTAIENLLNQLPDIQLAVPEESLTWRPGPFNRGLSALPTRFTPVEPARRPAQHARPEPPVRAEQAAQANRTPERGGRWSQFLNWLTK; this is encoded by the coding sequence ATGGACGCTCGCCCTTCCGCCCCCGTGCCCCCGCCCGGCTGCCCGGCCCACGGCAGCGGCAGCCGAGTGCCGCTGTACGGGCCGGAGTTCGCGGCCGACCCGCATGCCTACTACTCCTACCTGCGCAGCTACGGACCGGCCGCGCCGGTCGAGCTCGCTCCCGGTGTGGAGGCCACGCTCGTCACCGACTACACGGCCGCCCTGCAACTGCTGCAGGACTCCGCCTCGTTCCGCAAGGACTCGCGCCGCTGGCGGGCCTTCAACGAGGGACACGTCACCCCGGACAGCCCGGTGGTGCCCCTGCTCGCGTACCGGCCCAACTGCATGTTCAGCGACGGCGCCGAGCATCTGCGGCTGCGCCAGGCGGTCACGGACAGCATGGCCCGGATCGACCAGCGTCGACTGAGCCGCACCACCGAGCAGGTGTCCAACTACCTCATAGCCCAGTTCGGCTACCGCGGTTCGGCCGACCTGCTCGGAAGCTACGCCAGGCAGCTGCCGCTGTTCGTGTTCAACGAGCTCTTCGGCTGCCCCGCCGACATCGGCGACCGGGTGCTGTTCGGCATCTCCGGGATGTTCGACGGTGTCAACGCCGAGAAGGCGGCCGAGGTGCTGTTCGGCGCGGTGGGCGAACTGGTGGCGCTCAAGCGGACCAGGCCCGCCGAGGACGTCACCTCGTGGCTGATGCAGCACCACGCCAAGCTCACCGACGAGGAGATGGTCCATCAGCTCGCCCTGCTGCTGGCGGCCGGCACGGAACCGCTGGGCAACCTGATCGGGAACACCCTGCACCGGCTGCTCACCCATGACGCCTACGCGCACACCGGCGGGCTGATCGACGACGCCATCGACGAGACGCTGTGGGAGAACCCGCCCATGTCGAACCTTGCGCCGCACTATCCGGCGGTCGACATGGACTTCGCCGGGCAGCGGCTGCAGGCGGGCGATCTCGTGCTGGTCAGCTTCGCCGCCGCCAACAGCAGCCCGGCCCTCGCGGCTGCGCGCCAGGCGAGCAGCCGGGCCCACCTGGCGTGGAGCGCGGGCCCGCACGCCTGCCCGTCCAAGGACCCGGCCCGGCAGATCTCGGTGACCGCCATCGAGAACCTGCTCAACCAGCTCCCCGACATCCAACTCGCCGTGCCGGAGGAGAGCCTGACCTGGCGGCCCGGCCCCTTCAACCGTGGTCTGTCCGCGCTGCCCACCCGGTTCACCCCGGTCGAGCCCGCGCGCCGGCCGGCCCAGCACGCCCGCCCGGAGCCGCCCGTGCGCGCCGAGCAGGCCGCCCAGGCGAACCGCACCCCCGAACGGGGCGGCCGCTGGAGCCAGTTCCTCAACTGGCTCACGAAGTAA